A single window of Methanofastidiosum sp. DNA harbors:
- a CDS encoding aldehyde dehydrogenase family protein, with protein sequence MKKILISGKWIDTNNYLEIINPYNGKCVDSVSKASSNHLKEAVDSAVRGSKIMKGVSRHRKYEILSKTAELMLERKDEIAKTMALESGKPLAYSRGEVSRAYETIVLSAEEAKRLGGEVIPFDAAPTSSDKYCFYIRVPVGIVLSITPFNFPLNLVCHKIGPAIAGGNSVIHKPASKTPLTSLILGEILLEAGLPKEALNIVICSAEDAENYLVKNPLIRKISFTGSKLIGERIASNAGLKKLSMELGSNSGVIIDENSDIDKAVSAVKVGAFGYSGQVCIHCQRAYVHDSVYEEFKKKIVDAANNLVIGDPLEIGTDIGPMIDEKEIIRIKSWLDEAKSQGAKILCGNEREGFAFKPTVIEKVTEEMKIVKDETFGPTLALIPFSDFKEAVSKLNNSIYGLQAGVFTENLRNSYYAIDTLDVGGVMINDIPTFRIDLMPYGGLKGSGYGREGPKYAIEEMTEIKCVRFHL encoded by the coding sequence ATGAAAAAGATTCTGATTAGTGGGAAATGGATTGACACAAACAATTACTTGGAAATAATAAATCCCTATAACGGAAAATGTGTTGATAGCGTATCAAAAGCCTCTTCTAATCATCTAAAAGAAGCTGTTGACTCGGCAGTGCGAGGAAGTAAGATTATGAAGGGCGTTAGCCGCCACAGGAAATATGAAATACTGTCAAAAACTGCAGAGTTGATGTTAGAAAGAAAAGACGAGATTGCTAAGACAATGGCTTTAGAAAGTGGCAAGCCTCTTGCTTACTCAAGGGGTGAGGTGTCAAGGGCTTATGAAACTATTGTATTGTCTGCAGAAGAAGCAAAAAGACTCGGGGGCGAGGTAATACCTTTTGATGCTGCACCTACGAGCTCTGACAAGTATTGTTTTTACATAAGAGTTCCTGTGGGTATTGTATTGTCTATTACCCCGTTTAACTTTCCCTTAAATCTTGTCTGCCACAAGATTGGACCTGCCATAGCGGGAGGAAATAGCGTAATACATAAACCTGCGTCGAAAACTCCTTTGACCTCTCTTATTCTTGGGGAAATCCTTCTAGAAGCAGGACTACCAAAAGAGGCGCTAAATATTGTTATTTGCTCAGCTGAAGATGCTGAAAACTATCTTGTTAAGAATCCATTAATTAGAAAAATATCATTCACAGGAAGTAAATTAATAGGGGAAAGAATTGCATCTAACGCAGGTTTAAAGAAACTCTCAATGGAGCTGGGTTCAAACTCTGGAGTAATCATTGATGAAAATTCAGATATTGATAAAGCCGTATCTGCTGTTAAAGTTGGGGCTTTTGGATATTCTGGGCAAGTTTGTATTCATTGCCAAAGGGCTTACGTTCATGATAGTGTCTATGAAGAATTTAAGAAAAAGATTGTGGATGCTGCAAATAATCTTGTTATAGGAGATCCGCTAGAAATTGGTACAGATATTGGGCCTATGATTGATGAGAAAGAGATAATCAGAATCAAATCATGGTTAGATGAAGCAAAATCACAAGGTGCAAAGATTCTCTGTGGCAATGAAAGAGAAGGCTTTGCGTTTAAGCCAACGGTAATAGAAAAAGTAACTGAAGAAATGAAGATTGTAAAAGATGAAACATTCGGCCCCACTCTGGCACTGATACCATTTAGTGATTTTAAAGAAGCAGTAAGTAAATTAAATAATTCGATATACGGATTACAGGCAGGGGTTTTTACAGAAAATCTTAGGAATTCTTACTATGCAATTGACACTCTAGATGTAGGAGGAGTTATGATAAATGATATCCCAACCTTCAGGATTGATTTAATGCCTTATGGTGGATTGAAGGGCTCCGGCTATGGCAGAGAAGGGCCAAAATATGCTATTGAAGAGATGACAGAAATAAAGTGTGTAAGATTCCACCTTTAG
- a CDS encoding DUF362 domain-containing protein — MSNVYFIPWRQDSDMVGKFKKIIRKSNILDDINKEDRVAIKLHVGEYKNPAHVHPLYLKELVSALLEKGCEPFLTDSTTYYCGHRFTAAGMIKNAFYHGFSLANIGAPFIVVDGLGNDEGFSVKVRSPLNEIFLPTLFKEIDKMIVFSHCKGHALTGFGGSIKNVGMGCVTKKSKLAMHKFVNFCYDDSLCDGCDACRDICDRAIPTIKNGKRVLSLEKRGDCMHCPGCMEACTRGAIKLKELEKLGQVLPIAVEGILKVIGKENVTSINWGANIVEYCDCMPFPGKTIRENTGIYLSKDIVAIDKAFLDDAKKETFMIDGRPDPEIQAIEGEKIGIGKMEYERVLL; from the coding sequence ATGTCAAATGTATATTTTATCCCTTGGAGGCAAGACTCTGACATGGTTGGTAAATTCAAGAAAATCATAAGAAAGAGCAATATTCTTGATGATATCAACAAAGAAGACAGGGTTGCAATTAAACTTCATGTTGGCGAATATAAAAATCCTGCTCATGTACATCCTCTTTATCTTAAAGAGTTGGTATCTGCACTTTTAGAAAAAGGGTGTGAACCTTTTCTTACAGACTCCACCACATACTATTGTGGACATAGATTCACTGCTGCCGGTATGATAAAAAATGCCTTTTATCATGGGTTTTCTCTTGCAAATATTGGAGCCCCTTTCATTGTTGTAGATGGATTAGGTAATGATGAAGGGTTTTCTGTTAAGGTCAGAAGCCCTCTGAATGAAATATTCCTACCCACCCTATTCAAAGAGATTGACAAGATGATTGTATTCAGCCATTGCAAAGGCCATGCATTGACTGGATTTGGGGGATCAATAAAAAATGTTGGAATGGGATGCGTTACAAAAAAATCAAAACTGGCAATGCATAAATTTGTTAATTTTTGCTATGATGATTCGCTTTGTGACGGATGCGATGCCTGTAGAGATATTTGTGACAGGGCCATACCTACAATAAAAAACGGAAAAAGAGTCCTTTCTCTTGAAAAAAGAGGGGATTGCATGCACTGCCCTGGATGTATGGAAGCATGTACAAGAGGGGCAATAAAATTAAAAGAACTTGAGAAACTAGGACAGGTTCTCCCAATTGCAGTTGAAGGGATTCTCAAAGTTATAGGTAAGGAGAATGTCACGTCGATTAACTGGGGCGCAAATATTGTGGAGTATTGTGACTGTATGCCTTTTCCAGGAAAGACCATCAGGGAAAATACCGGGATATACCTGTCAAAGGACATAGTCGCAATTGATAAAGCATTTCTGGATGATGCTAAAAAGGAGACTTTTATGATAGATGGAAGGCCAGACCCAGAAATACAGGCTATAGAAGGAGAAAAAATTGGCATAGGCAAAATGGAATATGAAAGAGTATTGCTATAA
- a CDS encoding helix-turn-helix domain-containing protein: MFEDAKEQLAKMIAGEVVLSDDPGQTLRKWREIFGISQTDLAHHLSISPSVVSDYEGGRRKSPGSSTIRKVVENLIEIDISRGGKIIHSFSHRFAKEVISDVVLDLKEFPVPIPPKRLIDAVQGDILVNEEYLSKEIHGYTVIDSIKAILNLNSEEFLKLYGLSSERALIFTKVSTGRSPMIAIKVQGIIPSMVVLHGAKKVDEIAVQLAELQKIPLILSPIETLEDLLNGLRSI, translated from the coding sequence ATGTTTGAAGATGCTAAAGAACAACTTGCTAAGATGATAGCGGGAGAAGTTGTATTATCTGACGATCCGGGTCAAACATTGAGGAAGTGGCGCGAGATTTTTGGCATATCCCAAACCGATTTGGCTCATCATTTATCTATATCTCCTTCTGTTGTAAGCGACTATGAGGGTGGTAGGAGAAAATCTCCTGGGTCTTCAACGATCAGAAAAGTTGTTGAAAATCTAATAGAGATTGATATAAGCAGAGGTGGAAAGATAATCCATTCGTTTAGCCACAGATTTGCTAAGGAGGTAATAAGCGATGTTGTACTTGACCTTAAAGAATTTCCTGTTCCCATTCCACCAAAAAGGCTTATTGATGCAGTTCAAGGAGATATTTTAGTAAATGAAGAGTACTTGAGCAAGGAGATCCATGGATATACAGTTATTGATAGTATTAAGGCCATTCTTAATCTGAATTCTGAAGAATTTCTTAAACTTTACGGACTGTCTTCAGAAAGGGCTTTGATATTTACAAAAGTTTCAACTGGAAGATCTCCGATGATCGCGATTAAAGTTCAGGGAATAATTCCATCAATGGTTGTTTTACATGGGGCAAAGAAAGTAGATGAAATTGCTGTCCAATTAGCCGAATTGCAGAAAATACCTTTGATTCTATCGCCCATAGAAACACTTGAGGATCTGTTAAATGGACTAAGGTCTATTTAA
- the prf1 gene encoding peptide chain release factor aRF-1 produces MDNKDLYELKKQLKFLSKIRGRHTELVSVYIPAGYEISKVAAQIKDEQGTATNIKSKGTRKNVLSALERVMQHLRLYKMTPPNGLVIFSGNISEDEGSPRIELFTLNPPDPISVRIYRCDQQFVLDPLLEMIEDKRVFGLVIVERGEASIGLLRGKKVELLKHLTSRVPGKFRAGGQSSVRFARLREIAADDFKDTVGKISNEIFLAQPNLEGILIGGGGYTKFEFEEGEYLHHELRKKILGTADTAYTELFGLNELVDKSSKILENLDITKEKDIVTRFLKELIKDDSLAAYGEKEVRKYLEAGAVDLLLLSEGLNKNRIKIKCGSCDNLTEKTGTDEELFKLEQQISSIQCEKCGNLSLNIEEKVDLLEELADFAQEGSSKVEVISTETEEGSQLLKAFGGIAAIIRYRL; encoded by the coding sequence ATGGATAACAAAGATCTCTATGAGCTTAAGAAGCAGCTTAAGTTCCTTTCAAAGATTAGGGGCAGACATACAGAACTTGTTTCGGTCTATATACCTGCAGGATATGAAATTTCAAAGGTAGCTGCACAGATTAAAGACGAACAAGGTACTGCTACAAATATCAAATCTAAAGGAACTAGGAAAAATGTTCTTTCTGCTCTAGAGAGAGTAATGCAACATTTAAGATTATATAAAATGACCCCTCCTAACGGACTTGTTATCTTTTCTGGTAATATCTCAGAGGACGAAGGCAGCCCAAGGATAGAACTCTTTACACTTAATCCTCCAGATCCGATATCTGTAAGAATTTACAGATGTGATCAGCAGTTTGTTCTTGATCCGCTGCTTGAAATGATTGAAGATAAAAGAGTCTTTGGTTTAGTCATTGTAGAAAGAGGAGAAGCAAGTATAGGTCTTCTAAGAGGTAAAAAGGTAGAATTACTCAAACATTTGACATCAAGAGTTCCTGGAAAGTTCAGGGCGGGCGGGCAGTCTTCAGTTAGATTTGCAAGATTAAGAGAAATTGCAGCGGATGATTTCAAAGATACCGTTGGTAAGATCTCAAATGAAATTTTCCTTGCTCAGCCGAATCTAGAGGGAATTCTTATTGGTGGCGGCGGGTATACCAAATTTGAGTTCGAAGAAGGGGAATATTTACATCACGAACTTAGGAAAAAAATATTGGGGACTGCAGATACAGCATATACCGAACTTTTTGGGCTAAACGAACTTGTAGATAAGAGCTCAAAAATCTTAGAGAATCTAGACATAACAAAAGAAAAGGATATCGTGACAAGATTTCTTAAGGAATTAATAAAGGATGACAGTCTTGCAGCTTATGGAGAAAAAGAAGTCAGAAAATACTTAGAAGCCGGTGCTGTAGATCTATTGCTTCTCTCAGAAGGGTTAAACAAAAACAGGATTAAGATAAAATGCGGATCATGCGATAATCTAACTGAAAAGACAGGAACTGACGAAGAACTATTCAAGTTAGAACAACAAATCTCTAGTATTCAGTGCGAAAAATGTGGGAATTTGAGTTTGAATATAGAAGAAAAAGTAGACCTACTAGAAGAGCTGGCAGATTTTGCTCAAGAAGGCAGTAGCAAGGTAGAAGTTATCTCTACAGAAACAGAAGAGGGTAGCCAATTATTAAAGGCATTCGGTGGCATTGCTGCAATTATCAGATACAGATTGTAG